The Antechinus flavipes isolate AdamAnt ecotype Samford, QLD, Australia chromosome 4, AdamAnt_v2, whole genome shotgun sequence genomic interval gtgctctctggccctaagagcttcaagggaggtgtgaattcggatatctcatactaaaccctaaaatctcccaaacatgtgaactccaacgagtaaaggtgtggacacaagcattgtatcaattagttctacttagtactttgtttcaggttctggcccaaaacatcttcttgtaagatcagatcaataatctatcaactctaatgagttagcagtttgtaaagattccaacaaataatGGACCTGcaaatacttctaaacattttgcccacttttgtgcacagtataagattttacacaccactggtatatcctttaatcctcacggacaggcaatagtagagaggagaaatagacattaagatgctcctccaaaaacaaaagaaagggggaaccacaggtaaccctagagaacttctaaatctagctcctTATACtatgatttttgacaaagatgcactggctccagtagacaggttttataattcactggaagggcagtgtccagtgagagtggctccattatctttagataatcgccaggtgatgtggagagacctagaaagtggtgaatggaagggaccataaaggttaactgcttgggggaaagggtttgcttgtatctctacagatcgagaaggaatcagatgggtgccaacgagccatattctccttgtccatcacagagacacggagcagatccttgaaatgaaggagaagactcaagaaacatcgggtggttccgttgctgactgtgcccaccactgaaagagcctggcagttatggcgtttgaatcatggacatcaaaaattgttggacttcaaaaccctcaggaattattagattctctgagacatgataagattgttgtaggacttgaaaaccctcaggaatcattggattctctgagacatgataagactgttgcaagacttcaaaaacttgcagggatcattggattccctgacccTGAAGcaatagacaatagattggttttggactatctcttgactgctgaagaaggcgtatgtgtgactgttatTTACATAGCctcctaggacttctggcaatcttttacaacaccctgttgatttatattgtttgttataccactacttgcatgtacaattcatgtttgttatgccacattgagcctgcaccagctGTGGGGAGATCATCATTACTAGCCCGTGTGTTATTGccatgtgcttgtgtaatacctcccatgctgatgagtTTGTGTATACATGTTtctaataagactcttcagcccagaaacccgctagcaacatctggcttgactccccacttccctttggtgcttttcatctcccttcctgagaagtcagggagggtatgatcacCTGCTTTTGGGGGTTTtcatcttcctgagaagtcagggatggtgtgaccacctgtgttctaaaacaaaacaaagcaggagatgtaaagggctgaaactctgagttgatgcactggggttggaaaccaagcacttaaggctaattactgattggacaatattctattggaatatgcttggaaaatagcccttcccactattctgtgctggctcaatgattggtgtatagagaaggattgtaggagggattagggggtgtaGTAGGACAAGCCAGAGGCACTTTGGCGTTAGGAGAAggaaggtcgtggagatcctgtatccattcctttcacttctacccctaaagaccaagaataaatactaaggacttttgcttatcctgactccggctgattctaaggtatccagggggctaactcagtcttcacaacCTGGCAGGtgaagataccagacactgaggtcctttatCGAACTAAACTGCCACGCCTTCAGACTCTACTGCGAAAACACATCTCCTTTGGGCCGGCCACACTGAATGCCAAATatatacttgccaaaaagactattttatgaagaactcaacacagggcaagcacttatgtagtggtcagaaaaaacaatacaaagaaactctcaaggtttctctgaagAATTTAGAACCGATTGCATGACacaggagacactggcacaggactgcccagcatggagtgccctcattagagaaggtgctatgctctGTGAGCAGAACAGCATTGAATTAGCTCAGGAGAAACATGAGATGCCCCAAGTTAGATAAtccacctcaaatgttcatagggattctctgtgtccgacctgtggcagaacattctgagctcatgttagtctgatcagccatagtcaacCACACTGACTTGACTCtaatataatgatgtcattttggttctctttgagaaagaagggcAGCAATAAGAAGTACTGCATTTTACCAGCCATCACAAGACACTAAACTTCAGAGAACTGAAGTCCAAGGTCCCTAATTATGTTGCCATCCCAGAAAATGGGAGCTTTAATTTTTGGTGGTCACCTGCCCTGCCTCCTGACCGCATACATTAATTAGGACAGATACACCAGGGACCGCCTATGCAGCAGCAACATCGCCCATAGCAAATCAGGGAATTTTTTTCATCAGGCAGTTTAGCTGCCAGTGTATTTTTACGAGCAATTATGAGACGATGACTTTGGAGACGGGCAATTGTGAAGGAGAACAACTGGACCTGACAGGCAGGAGAGGCAAGCTCAGCCAGAACTTGGATCATCAGCAGGGGACAACCCCTATATCAGTGAAGCTCTCTAAGGAGCAGCTGAGCTACCTCAGGCGTTTGCCAATGCAGGGCAGCCTCCCAAATGTGTCTCTGCCCATGCTGTTATTCCAAGGAACATCACTGGAGTGCTAGAAGAAAGCATCAGGGTTGctacctttctttccccttccttgaaATAATGCACTCATCATTGGAAAGACTTATTACATACAGCACTATGAAAATAAGCTTAATTGCCTCTATTTCACActaaaatttatctaattctcctttatttccatttattatgTTCCTTTAATATCACAACGGAGACTCATCGGCCATCTGTGATACCAGTAGGGAATGCTACATTCAAACTAAGTAACTATAAAAATGGCAAAgtttaaagaaatcattttaatagtTTATTCCATTAAGCTAATAGAAATTCTGCACTCCAGGTATGCTGCTAGTTTATATTGTATGGAAGCAGCTAATGCCCATTTGTTTTAAGCCCAAAGTGTTAATTAAGAAGTAGACATTGCCGAAGGGTAATTATAACACCTAAGAACAGGTATTGATGTTATTCTCCACACCCTCCCTGCCTCTTCCCATTTATCTTGGGAGTTCTGCTACTATAGAGATTTCCAATCATAAACAGCCATTATTGTGAGCTTCAGTTGGAATGATTCAACATTTATAGATATGGTGAGGGATAAAAGGATGCTGTGGCCTTTTAACCACTTTGAAAACATCCCCCATATCCCAAACATTACTAATAATGTAGGAAGACAGGCAAAGGCATGTGAGAGCATAATATGTGGTCcaaaggatcaaaggatatggatggGGAAAGAGAGGATATAGCTCTAcacctctttctctctgtccattTCTCTACATATCTATCGCTAGACAAAGGTATAACTTATATATGGAGCAGGGAGAAAAGATTAGAATAAGGTGTGGGTGATAATATCTACTACCAAAAACTGTCATCTGCCATCATatcaaatgaaatcaaaacaatATTTCCATGGAAAAGGTAAGagtctccctcccaccccctctttttttggctgaggcaattagggttaagtgacttgcccagggtcacacagctaggaagttgttaagtgtctaagaccagatttgaactcagatcaaaTCCGACTTCAGGGTAGGAGAGTCTTTTAAGAAAGTCTCTGCCACAAGCACGTGCATTCATTATTGGGTTAAAGCCACCAGGAGAAATCTAGGATACcttttcagaataacattttaaataaatgtgtaaaataaaaataaaatacacaagatacaaaggaaaacaataccattgaaatatagttagcaaagtaacaacaaagttcatagaTCCCAGGATAAGAACCCCTGGACTAAATAAAAGCTACTGATCTCCAGACAActgaataaatttaataaacaaaCTTAATGCTGCCTTTGTTCACTGTTTCACAAAAAATACCTTAGGTGAAACATTATAGAATGTTGTTAGTTCCATGAAAACAATGTTACGAATGAGAGATGGGAACATGATTATGACAAGTAAGGTTTTGCAACATCATGGCGGCCTCAAGTATCAGGAACTTCcaaggccatctagttcaaagATCTTATTCTATAtttaaggaaaccaaggcccaggaGTTTCAGTGATTGCCTAAAGGGAGACAGGAAGCCAATCTAATATAAGGGAGGTATTTAGTTATTGAGTCACTGCACCATGTTGGTTTGGTTATAATTCATTACTGATGTTTCTGTGAGATGTTTATTGGGATGGTGATTGTAGGTATGAAGTGCCGAGATGATGCTAGGAGTTTAATGATAGGATAAATAAAAGACAACATTCATAGACATGGCAATCTTTCTCAGTGCTCCTCTAAACTGGACATTAAGGAGATTTTACAGTCCATAAGACTCAAAGGATATTAAAACGGGACAATAAGGAGGTTTTACAGTCCATGGGACTCAAAGGATATTAAAACTGGACATTAAGGAAGTTTTATAGTTCATGGGACtcaaaggatattaaaagattaaaacaaacaacATCATGAAACTCAAATGTAACAATACAAAGTTAGTCCCTTAACTTTTCAGCTGGGTGTTTGATATAACTGAGCTCCCTTAGTATTCCTTCAGAATCTTATTTTCTCAAGCCATCAAGTAGATGGGCGTGATAAAGATCTGTCATCAGTAGATTCATATTTCAGGTGTGAATTCTGAGTGAAGGGCTGATCCTGAAACTTGATCTCTCCCTACCTGAAAAGGCTTCCAGACTCCTTAGGGGAATGCTTGACTTGGACACTGGaacatacatcttttttttttttttaaatgaaatctttttctccattactttgATAAAATCCAGGAAAGTCTAATTTAAAGTGGAAACTGATGAATTAGGCAAAGGTTCATTCCTTTGAGATCCATCTGGATCAACTCCATTGTTATGATAGCTACAGTTCTTACCAGGGACAGGGAAGGGCATGaatttagttttgtttctttctttctgtagttTTTCACATGGCGGCAAGAAATTATGAAGACATTGTCTAAACCTTCCCTAATTCTTCAAATCTGGCTGGCTTAAAGACAAATCTTGATCCAAATAAGGCTGTGGCATCTAAAGCAAAATATTCTTTGTGGTGCCCACTCATATCCTACAGGATAACGGTTGTCCTTTTTTGCTGGTTTAAGGCCAAAGGAGACATCAGTACAGCTTTAGACAAGGTAAAAAAATCTCTCTGTATCCAAATCAATGCCATTACTCGGAGGCTGACCAgaacctcagttttgtcatcaaCCTTTAGACACTGAATTACCTGCTTCTCTGCCAAAAGATGGGCAGGttatgggggaaagggaagagcaataaaaagaaaaggcaatggTACATGTAAAGAGTCAGATGGCCATCCAGGAATAATAAAGCAAACTGGTTTTAATTCTGAGGGTAGggataaaaaaacccaaataaaaatctaaaaaggaaatgtcaaaaggCCATATAATATCTTATtaccaatataaaaaaaatgtcaaaaggcCAGTGGGGCTAAATGACAAATTAGAACAACAAAATACCATAGAATGTAATGAAGGGCAAATTCTAAGTGTTGAGAGAAAGCTGGAGCTGTAATATGTGTTTGGTTGAGTAAACCTTTATTCAATATGCAAATTAATATATTCCAGGGGATTGAAAATATCCTTCCACCAGTTTTGAATTACCtttcaaatgaataatttatttcctgGAGAGGACCTTAGAAGTCCTGGCTAAGTAATGACCCACTGGGCTTAGAAGGAACTTAAAAATTTTGACAAAAATCTTACAAACCATTACTGTACATTTGAAGAGAGTAACTGTAGCATTGCTTTTGAGGTCAATGTTCCTAGTGTTTTCCTAAATGACCTTGTACAGACATGGTCAAATACAAGAAATATGGCTTGTCACTAAATTATTTGGGAAAGGCTAACATTTTCAAAAGTAGATTGAAGTCTCacttaaattttcatttgttacTTACTATCCTACTTAtagcaaaaagaatattttaacttACTTTGAGTCAAATGAAACACATGTGGCATCAACTGTGCAATTCTTAActtactttaattttcatttctaaaggATGCACACTTTTTAATTAATAGTAAACCTATCAGATACTGCTGAGAGGAGAAGTTATTGAAGATTGTAGTCTTTGTAAAATGACTAACCATGATTGCAGAAGgctcatgatgaaacatattatCCATCTCTTACTCAGAGAGCAGAATGAGATATACATAACCTTTGGATGTGACCAATGTAGGCTTTTGCCTTGCTTTACTATATGGATTTGTTgcaaggttttttcttttctttttcaattgggagaggggaggtaggagagagagattttaattaatagaaaaatataataaaaagaaaaacagctggggtatacattttaaaaaattgtttattttttaaaagccaatatCCCTTAAGTCAGAGAAGCTTGTGATAGTGCTTAGAGAGCTGGTTTCAAAgccagaaagaattggattcaagtcttgccCTGACATATATTGAcagtgtgatgctgggcaaatcacttttaaCTGCTCCAAAAGTCTTTTAAACTATATAAGTTGCAGAAAAAGTGTTGATTTGAGTtacagggagagggagggagggagttcttcatctgataattctCTGTACCAGTGAGATCACAGGTATAATACCATAGACTTGCCTCTTTTCTATATATTGTAGTCATCAGGAAAGTCAGAGCTATAAAAACAAGCTTTGGCAATATCCTGAGTCAAATGGGTATTAGATATGTACATTTTATATGGAATAGAATTTGATCCTTTTAAATTGAAGCATAAAAGGAAAGCAAGAACTGCCCATCACACATGGGCTTTTAGGGGCTCTATTTAATCCAAGTACTGGTCTAATGGTTAGGCCCCAAATAAAGACACCCAAGGAGAGAGTTATATAGTAAGAAAATGTGGATTTAATCATTTACTTTAGCAGGCAAGCAATTTGTAAACATTCAACAGCGGCAGCATCCaagttacaatttaaaaagaaatcgaGATTAGTGATTATAATTTGTCCTTCCCttcccacacacaaaaaaaagaagaaaagaaaaaaggaaaaaaagaaaaggaagaaagaaaagaaaaaaaagatttggaaatgtTGTCTTGAAACACTACGAACACTGAACACTCGGTTACATCTCTTATCAGGCTTCTACTCATTCTCACTCTTGCACTCTCTTTCTcgctcactctctctctcctttaaagGTGTCTTTCCTCCTACTGCATCATCTTGCAACAACTTGCATACAAGCATCTGCAATCTAGGAAGTCTTTCCCACCCATGAGCGTGGGGATGTGTGATCTCCTCTCAGATCCCATTTGCAAAAGGGATGTTTGTGTCTTGGTTCAATGCTTCTTTGACCTCCGTTGGCAAAGTGTCAAAGAGGTGATCTTCCACCACCAGCCCGCTCTTCTTGAGGAGTCGGCACTGCCCCAACTGGGCTGGCAGGCGGTCTAAGCAGTTTCCCTTCAGTTCCAACTGAGTGAGCTGTGAAAACTGACTGATTTTTTCTGGGATCGAGGTGATACAGTTTTGCCCCAGACTCAAAGTCCTCAATTTAATGCATTTAAACAACTGTTTAGGCAGAATGTCCACTTTGTTCCCGGTGAGATGCAAATGCTGCAGGTTCTGGAGCGATCCTATTTCGACTGGGATCACTGAAATGTTGTTGTAGCTCACATCTAAGCATCGGAGTTTCTGTAAACTAAACACTGCCCCGGGCAAGGACTCAAGCTTGTTGTTGGAGAAATAAAGTGACTCCAGATTCTTGACATGAGTAATGGAGGGGGGAATGTTCACAATTTTGTTATGCCATAATTTCAAGCAAGTCAGTCTTTTCAAATGCTGGAAACTGATGATTTCCTCAATTGTGCGTATGTTATTGGACTTCAGATCCAGCTCCTGCAAATTAGAAAGGCTGAAAATGGCATGAGGGATCCTCTCCAGCTCACAGTTCTGGAGTTCCAACTCGGctacattcatcattttcttaaggcTGTTGAGTACCACGAGCTTAGTGCCGTCGTTGTGAATGACTAATTTTGTGAGATGCGGGGCTACATCTGTGATGTTGGATGGAACTTTGGTCAAATTGCTCTTCACGTGGAGGATTTTAAGGTGCCTCAGCTCCCGCAGAGAATCCAGTCCTATCATCTTATTGTTCTCGGAGTTTAGGTTGCCCACCAAGTACAACTCCCGAAGGTTCTTAAGCAAGTACACCCAGGCCGGGATCTCAGCTACATCCGTGAATTTGACGTGAAGGCATCTCAAGTGATCTCGGAGGAAGCTAAAAGCCGTCTGTTCCACCTTGGCCGGACAGTGGCAGAGGTGGAGCTCTTGAAGGTTAGTCATCTGGGAAATCTTGGCTGGGATCTTTGCTTCCGGGATGAGCTCCAGCTTGAGTACATCCAAGTCCGTGAGATCAAACACAGCATCGGGGACCCCCGAGAGCATGAAAAGGTGCAGTTCTTGCTTGTCTTGGGCATTGCGAGACACGTGCTGCCGAAGCTTTTCGAATGTCCACTCGTGGTTCAAGCTGATTTCCCTAAGTTTATTTTCACTGACTTCGGACAAGAAGACACCAAAACGCTTGGAGTACAGTTGGTCATACTGGTCGACCATGTGTAGAAGAAATGCAAAGTCATTCTTGACATCTGGAATATCACTAAAACTGCTCTCTTCCCTCACCTTTTCAAAGGAGTATTCCTTCAAAGGTATCCGAAACAGCCAGAAGAGGGTATAGAGACAGATAAAACCATAGACGCAGATGATGGAGATGTAACTGATGAGCAGCTTTTTCAACATATAAGCCATGTTGTGGGTACACTCAAACTCCTCATAGCCAGTCAGGTGCTCCACTTTGGGCTTGCAGGTATGCTCAAAGCTGATGGCATTGACAAAGTTCGCCGTGtaacagagaatgaaaatgaacTTGGCTGTCTTGATAACAGTCTGGACTACATAGAGTTTATAAATCAGATCACTGTCTTCCACATGGGCGCGGAACTTCCTCACCTTCTCAAAGAGGGCTTTGGCCTGTTCCCCGTCTTTTTTATCTAGAATCGTCATGCTAGGAACCTCAATCACAGGCTTCTCAGCTGAAAACTTAAAGCCAGTTTTGTTGATCATGGGGGTACTCGCACTGGGGCTCCCTTCATCACTGCTAGTGGACACGTGTTTTGGGAGAGACTGAGCTCCGGTCAATCTCTGCTTGTTCTCCTCTGAATCTTCACACGCTGTTTCAGACAGCGCTTTTGTAGTCCAAGGAGATTCAAAGCACTTTCCTAATATAGAAACAAAATGTTCCACTTTTGAACACGTTTTGGGATATTTGAACCAAAAGTTGCTACTGACCATGAGAATAATAGTATGTATTAGAGCAAGGTAGGGAAAATACTTGGAATACCACGGAAGAGCGAGATGGTAACACATCTGGTTAATAAATACATACTGCTGGAAATCCAAGTTAGTTTTCCGACCTGTAGGATCTCTGATCTCCTTTCTCACCTCTTGATTTGGGACCGGGGGATCTGTGTGAGGAGAGCTAGTCTTGCTGAGAGGTGAGCCGGAGGTTACGGCAACCGCCTCATCGAAGGATGTGGGTTTGGCTGGCCAGCGATCTTGGTCTGTGGCGACCTCAAACTTCGGGGCATCAGGGGTCACGTCAGCACCTCCTGATGCAAGGTGTGCTTTTGAATTTACCGAGGATGGCAACACTGGCAGGCAGACCACCTGATCTTTGGTAAGCTGCATGGTTCCGGCAAAGATGGCAACCATCAACATAACAACAGCCAGATAATCCATAAATACATCCCACCATGGTTTCAGGATCCGATAAGTCGGCTGAATGTCATTGAGAGAGGCAACTTCTGCAAGGGTGAACATTcctggagaaaacaaaaacaaatgactcGTTACTATAAGGATAcagaaaattcattcatttttctctttaaaagagCTTCCCACTTTTGGTATCTCTCCCTTTATCCAATATAAAACTAAgtagaaactgagggaaagatGTACCGGGAGTCCAAGGGACATGCCTGAAGCAGAGAAGAAACAAAGTGaagttattttagttttttctttgacttcctcTCCTTATCTTTTGAgaaatgaaggaactgaaaaaTGGCTGTAGGAGGATAGCAGGAGGAAATGTGTATTTAGGTATTTATTACTCTTCTGAGTACTTCCTGAATATCTTCTATTTAGAATGGGATATTGGGTACCTTTAGGGATTCTTcactggactagatgacctctgagatatctggctagctctaaatctatgatactatgatcCTACTTGGAGAGATATACCTACACACAAGAAGACAACGATTAACATAAAGCAGGATTAGATAAATGTTGAATAGATAGTATATGTATATCTAGTTCTACTATTTAtacatccatccatctttctacCCATCCACCCATCTACCCATTGGTCCATCTATTTTACAACAGTACCATCTGTCCATCCACCTGTCTATCCTACTTATCTATCTAGTCTTTCTATTTACTATCCATCCACCCATCATCCATTCACCCATTCTTCAATACCATCTACCTTCTACCAATCCATTCTGTTTATCTATTCTGTCtactctccatccatccatccactctTCAGTACTGtcttccatctatccatccatccatttatccatctgtctatccTGTTTATCTATCTAGTCTTTGTCTATCTATCCTGCCTATCtactatccatccatccacttaTCTATCCACCTCTCTATTGATgctctatccatccatccttctgCCTATCCTGTTTATCTATCtagtctttctatctatctatctatcctgtcTATCTACTATGCATCCATCAGTCTATTCATTCCAATACTTCTACCATTCATCCAATTTTCTATCCATCTACCCTATTTATTTATCTAGTCTTTGTCTATCTGTCCTGTCTCTCTACTATCCATACATCTATGTATCTGTTGGTTCATTCATCAGTCctatctatttatcatctgtccgtctgtccatccatccatcttgtCTATCTACTCTTTCTGTCCTTCTATCCTATCTATCTCTTTCTGAAGGAATAGAATCTAACCTTATCACAAGTAAGTGAGATAATGCTATGCAGATAGGagctgttatcattattatcagtAGGAAGAGTGGATGATTTCCAATACAGTATGATTTCCCAGGTATCAGCCAAGGCCACCCAGATcccctctctctcattctccccgTCCTTACTAACTTTTTAGAATCATGAGATTTAGAGCATTGGGATGTTAGAAGATATTTTGCCCATCCCTcactttacaaaagagaaaaatgaaacccaGAGGTTTCTGATGTGTCCAAGGTCATAAAAGTATTAAATGTCAGACGCAGGACCCAAATATAGATTCCCTGAGTCCAAACCAGGTGCTCATTCCCTAGTTTTGTAATAAGTAAAATTTTACACTTAGAGATATACTTCCTTGGCTTAGGCTAATTAAACCATCAAATTCTACCATTAAAAAGTAAATACTCTTGAAAGAGGTTAATATCAAACTTTGTGAGAACACATGCCTTTGTGTGAATGAATTCATCCATCAACTACTTTTTTGGAAAATAAGTTTTGTTAGGGAAAGCTGATAGGACAGAAAGGCAAGGGGCACATATCTAGCAGTTCTGGGGCTATATCCAGCATCAAATTGAGTAAGAGAAAGGGCATCAAAAAATGGGGCAGGAGAGACTAGGGATCTTGAAGAaaatggtcttttaaaaatttaaaaagaaacaaatcaatttTACTGAGGTTTTTAATTGTTTGCCTGCAAActatcccttcctttccccaacccgccacaaaaaaattttttttagaagtcTCTCTATTAACAAAGCAAAACAGCTAAGAAGAAAATGGTTCTTACGGAAcaggaattcttaatttttttagtgtTTTGGACCCTTTTGATGACTTTCTGATGAAGAATAGGAATGGCTCGTaatcatgttttaaaatgcataagataaaatacatagaaatagaaagatttttttaaaaaagttcctgaagggggcagctaggtgacgctgtggatagagcaccatccctgaattccagaaggtctgagttcaaatctagcctcaggcacatatacttcctagctgtatgacctgggcaagtcacttaaccccaattgccaggaaaaaaaaagttcctgaacCCCAACTGAAGACTCTCTACTATAGAATGACCCATAGAGAAATAACATATACCACACTTGGTTCAGTACATTCCCATCTTTTAGCCAAGAAGATATCATGGTTCATGATCAGGTCTTAAAGATCATGATTGCTTTTTTCAATTACTaagagtttaaattttttttaggttCACTTTTCAATCATGGTTAGACCTGGGTCCTGATTCAAGATCATCTATTGTTGCTCTCAAAGAAATAGTTTAGAATTTTCAAATGGGCTGTAGTTTCAGGCTGGTTGAGCCCTGCACCACGGGGTCAAAGTTCTAGAAACACAGAGCCAAAGAGAGGTGACTTAGTCCTCATTTAGCCAAAACCATGGGTACTTGTTCTCAAAGTTGAAAAGCTCACACAGTAGTTTACATGAGCCAGATCGTTAGTACCCCACTGGTATGTGGGCCAAGACTTACTGGAAAGGCTATATAAGAGCAGAGACCTTTAACCTGttctgtgtcatggaccccttttcacaataattatttaaaatgcataaaataaaataaaataaagcaggcTAGAAATGAAG includes:
- the LRRC8D gene encoding volume-regulated anion channel subunit LRRC8D codes for the protein MFTLAEVASLNDIQPTYRILKPWWDVFMDYLAVVMLMVAIFAGTMQLTKDQVVCLPVLPSSVNSKAHLASGGADVTPDAPKFEVATDQDRWPAKPTSFDEAVAVTSGSPLSKTSSPHTDPPVPNQEVRKEIRDPTGRKTNLDFQQYVFINQMCYHLALPWYSKYFPYLALIHTIILMVSSNFWFKYPKTCSKVEHFVSILGKCFESPWTTKALSETACEDSEENKQRLTGAQSLPKHVSTSSDEGSPSASTPMINKTGFKFSAEKPVIEVPSMTILDKKDGEQAKALFEKVRKFRAHVEDSDLIYKLYVVQTVIKTAKFIFILCYTANFVNAISFEHTCKPKVEHLTGYEEFECTHNMAYMLKKLLISYISIICVYGFICLYTLFWLFRIPLKEYSFEKVREESSFSDIPDVKNDFAFLLHMVDQYDQLYSKRFGVFLSEVSENKLREISLNHEWTFEKLRQHVSRNAQDKQELHLFMLSGVPDAVFDLTDLDVLKLELIPEAKIPAKISQMTNLQELHLCHCPAKVEQTAFSFLRDHLRCLHVKFTDVAEIPAWVYLLKNLRELYLVGNLNSENNKMIGLDSLRELRHLKILHVKSNLTKVPSNITDVAPHLTKLVIHNDGTKLVVLNSLKKMMNVAELELQNCELERIPHAIFSLSNLQELDLKSNNIRTIEEIISFQHLKRLTCLKLWHNKIVNIPPSITHVKNLESLYFSNNKLESLPGAVFSLQKLRCLDVSYNNISVIPVEIGSLQNLQHLHLTGNKVDILPKQLFKCIKLRTLSLGQNCITSIPEKISQFSQLTQLELKGNCLDRLPAQLGQCRLLKKSGLVVEDHLFDTLPTEVKEALNQDTNIPFANGI